From Pseudomonas poae, the proteins below share one genomic window:
- a CDS encoding amino acid ABC transporter permease translates to MFDMFSIVQQNWTLFLIGQYPHGPLGGLASTLILAALALLLAFPFGLLLALARVSPWKGLYWVATVWVYVLRGIPLLMVIFWTYFLVPLMIGHNITGFMTMLCTLVIYQSAYLCEIIRGGIQALPSGQYEASRALGLGYVRTTLWVILPQALYNALPSLISQFISIIKETSLGYVINVQEVTFAANQVNNQLLTKPFQVFFILAIIYYLLCFGLTRLAGWVERRIARKRLGDAGKTLPGEPLLVTDN, encoded by the coding sequence ATGTTCGATATGTTCTCGATTGTGCAGCAGAACTGGACGCTGTTCCTTATCGGCCAATACCCCCACGGCCCGTTAGGTGGCTTGGCGAGTACCTTGATCCTGGCGGCGTTGGCGTTGCTGCTGGCCTTCCCGTTCGGCTTGCTGCTGGCCCTGGCGCGGGTGTCGCCGTGGAAGGGCCTGTACTGGGTCGCCACGGTGTGGGTCTACGTGCTGCGCGGCATCCCGTTGCTGATGGTGATCTTCTGGACCTATTTCCTGGTGCCTCTGATGATCGGCCACAACATCACCGGCTTCATGACCATGCTCTGCACGCTGGTGATCTACCAGAGCGCCTACCTGTGCGAAATCATTCGCGGCGGTATCCAGGCGCTGCCCAGTGGCCAGTACGAGGCGTCCCGCGCCCTCGGCCTGGGCTACGTGCGCACCACGCTCTGGGTGATTTTGCCCCAGGCGTTGTACAACGCGCTGCCGAGCCTGATCAGCCAGTTTATTTCGATCATCAAGGAAACCTCCCTGGGCTACGTGATCAACGTGCAGGAAGTGACCTTTGCCGCCAACCAGGTCAACAACCAACTGCTGACCAAGCCGTTCCAGGTGTTTTTCATCCTGGCGATCATCTACTACCTGCTGTGTTTCGGCCTGACCCGCCTGGCCGGTTGGGTGGAGCGACGCATTGCGCGCAAGCGCCTGGGGGATGCTGGAAAAACCCTGCCAGGCGAGCCGTTGCTGGTTACCGATAATTGA
- a CDS encoding amino acid ABC transporter permease — MKQDFDLAAILQGEYAELIVKGIEMTLQLALFAWLLAMVLALTLVTVRLTGNKLADRLVAGYVSYHRNVPTLVQLMLWYFGVPTLLSESAQLWLANHNTEYLFSVIALGLCQAAYFCEDIRSGLRAIPAGQTEASRALGLGYVRSMRYVILPQGVRNCLPSLINHTVLLFKNTSLAMAIGVMELTYASREVENYTFRTFESYLVATVFYLVFSLLLMGAGALLARHFSKALAR; from the coding sequence ATGAAGCAAGACTTCGATTTGGCCGCGATTCTGCAAGGCGAATATGCCGAGCTGATCGTCAAGGGCATCGAAATGACCTTGCAGCTGGCGTTGTTCGCCTGGCTGCTGGCGATGGTGCTGGCGTTGACGCTGGTCACGGTGCGCCTGACCGGCAATAAGCTGGCCGACCGCCTGGTGGCGGGTTACGTGTCCTACCACCGCAATGTGCCGACCCTGGTGCAACTGATGCTGTGGTACTTCGGCGTGCCGACGCTGCTCAGCGAGTCCGCGCAGCTGTGGCTGGCCAACCACAACACCGAATACCTGTTCTCGGTGATCGCCCTGGGGCTGTGCCAGGCGGCGTATTTCTGTGAGGACATCCGCAGCGGCCTGCGCGCCATTCCCGCCGGGCAGACCGAAGCGTCCAGGGCCCTGGGCCTGGGCTACGTGCGTTCGATGCGCTATGTGATCCTGCCCCAGGGCGTGCGCAACTGCCTGCCGTCGCTGATCAATCACACCGTGCTGCTGTTCAAGAACACCAGCCTGGCGATGGCGATTGGCGTGATGGAACTGACCTACGCCAGCCGTGAAGTGGAGAACTACACCTTCCGCACCTTTGAGTCGTACCTGGTGGCCACGGTGTTCTACCTGGTGTTTTCCCTGCTGCTGATGGGCGCCGGCGCGTTGCTGGCCCGGCACTTCAGCAAAGCCCTGGCGAGGTAG
- the adeC gene encoding AdeC/AdeK/OprM family multidrug efflux complex outer membrane factor — protein sequence MNTRTLTTLGMAWMLGGCSLIPEYQRPAPPVPAQYPQGGVYSLAQAGSAASTADWQAVFHDPALQQLIRHALANNRDLRVAALNVEAFQAQYRIQRADLFPAVSATGAGKRQKLPGDVTGTGKSAITSSYSATLGISAYELDLFGRVRSLSEQAMLTYLGTEEARRSAQLSLVANVANAYLTWRADQELLALAEQTLAADDHSWQLTRRSKSAGKASALDVVQARTSVESTRASVARYQRQVAQDLNNLTLLVGGPVDETLPARPLAEDLVARVPAGLPSDLLQRRPDILQAEYQLRAANANIGAARAAFFPSVSLTANAGSASTELSGLLKGGSGTWTFQPQINLPIFNAGSLRASLDYAKLQKDISVAQYEKSIQTAFQEVADGLAASQTFTDQLTAQRDFVAANQAYYDLAQHRYRSGVDSNLTFLDAQRSLFSSQQALIVDRLAQLVAQVNLYTALGGAWSDASALTARR from the coding sequence ATGAACACACGCACCCTCACCACCCTCGGCATGGCCTGGATGCTCGGCGGTTGCTCGCTGATACCCGAGTACCAGCGGCCCGCGCCACCGGTGCCGGCGCAGTACCCCCAGGGCGGGGTCTACAGCCTGGCGCAGGCCGGCAGCGCGGCCTCGACAGCGGACTGGCAGGCCGTGTTCCACGACCCGGCGCTGCAACAACTGATTCGCCACGCGCTGGCCAATAACCGCGACTTGCGGGTGGCGGCGCTGAATGTCGAGGCGTTCCAGGCGCAGTACCGTATCCAGCGCGCCGACCTGTTCCCGGCGGTGTCCGCCACCGGCGCCGGCAAGCGTCAGAAGCTGCCGGGCGATGTGACCGGTACGGGCAAGTCCGCGATCACCTCCAGCTATTCCGCGACCCTGGGCATCAGCGCCTATGAACTGGATTTGTTCGGCCGCGTGCGCAGCCTCAGCGAACAGGCGATGCTCACCTACCTGGGCACCGAAGAAGCCCGGCGCAGTGCACAACTGAGCCTGGTGGCCAACGTCGCCAACGCCTACCTGACCTGGCGCGCCGACCAGGAGCTACTGGCCTTGGCCGAGCAAACCCTGGCCGCCGACGACCACAGCTGGCAACTGACCCGCCGCAGCAAAAGCGCGGGCAAGGCGTCGGCACTGGACGTGGTGCAAGCGCGCACCAGTGTCGAAAGCACCCGCGCCAGCGTTGCCCGCTATCAACGCCAGGTGGCTCAGGACCTCAACAACCTGACCCTGCTGGTGGGCGGCCCGGTGGATGAAACCCTGCCCGCCCGCCCGCTGGCCGAGGACCTGGTGGCTCGTGTGCCCGCCGGCCTGCCCTCGGACCTGTTGCAACGCCGCCCGGATATTCTCCAGGCCGAGTACCAGCTACGGGCTGCCAACGCGAATATCGGTGCAGCCCGTGCTGCGTTTTTTCCGTCGGTCAGCCTCACGGCCAACGCGGGCAGCGCCAGCACCGAACTGTCGGGCCTGCTCAAGGGTGGCTCGGGCACCTGGACCTTCCAGCCGCAGATCAACCTGCCGATCTTCAACGCCGGCAGCCTGCGCGCCAGCCTGGATTACGCCAAGCTGCAAAAAGACATCAGCGTGGCCCAGTATGAAAAATCCATCCAGACCGCCTTTCAGGAAGTCGCCGACGGCCTGGCCGCCTCGCAAACCTTTACCGACCAGCTCACTGCGCAACGGGATTTTGTCGCCGCCAACCAGGCCTATTACGACCTGGCCCAACACCGCTACCGCAGCGGCGTGGACAGCAACCTGACCTTCCTCGACGCCCAGCGCTCGCTGTTCAGCTCGCAACAGGCATTGATAGTGGATCGGTTGGCGCAATTGGTGGCGCAGGTGAACCTGTATACGGCCTTGGGGGGTGCGTGGAGCGATGCGTCGGCGTTGACGGCGCGGCGCTAG
- a CDS encoding ATP-binding cassette domain-containing protein — protein sequence MNALIETRALTRSDERRQLPLLQPTNFTLSHGDRVSITGSSGSGKSVFLRALALLDAPTSGQVLWNGQPIANPQIPHYRSHIGYLSQRPALLEGTVEDNLRFPFSLKTLRKRSFDLHAVTTLLGHAGKTPDFLTKNAGDLSGGESQVVSLIRTLQLNPEVLLLDEPTAALDPASSRDVEALIDAWFAGDNARAYIWVSHDLDQARRMSDIHLQMSAGVLSEAAQP from the coding sequence ATGAACGCACTGATAGAAACCCGCGCCCTCACGCGCAGCGACGAGCGTCGCCAACTGCCCTTGCTCCAACCTACGAATTTCACCTTGAGCCACGGCGATCGTGTGTCGATCACCGGCTCATCGGGCTCCGGTAAAAGCGTGTTTCTACGAGCGTTGGCGCTGCTGGATGCGCCCACCTCCGGGCAGGTCCTGTGGAATGGCCAGCCGATTGCCAACCCACAAATCCCTCACTACCGCAGCCATATCGGCTACCTGTCCCAACGCCCGGCGTTGCTTGAAGGCACGGTGGAAGACAATCTGCGCTTCCCCTTCAGCCTCAAGACCTTGCGCAAACGCAGCTTTGATTTACACGCCGTTACCACGCTGCTCGGCCACGCGGGTAAAACCCCGGACTTCCTGACGAAGAACGCCGGTGACCTCTCGGGCGGTGAATCCCAGGTGGTTTCGCTGATCCGCACCTTGCAACTCAACCCCGAAGTGCTGTTGCTGGATGAGCCCACTGCCGCGCTCGACCCGGCGTCCTCACGCGATGTCGAAGCGCTGATCGATGCGTGGTTTGCCGGGGACAACGCACGGGCCTATATCTGGGTGTCCCATGACCTCGACCAGGCCCGGCGCATGAGCGATATCCACTTGCAGATGAGTGCCGGTGTATTGAGTGAGGCCGCCCAACCATGA
- the fetB gene encoding iron export ABC transporter permease subunit FetB, which translates to MNYHNLTALDMGIAASLILINGALSLLLRLGLGRQLLWAAVRTVVQLLAIGYLLGWVFEFAYWYVVLPLMCAMTLIAGLSAAGRGRRTYRGQRADSILSVWGSSWLVTAVGLFAVIRIHPWYEPQYAIPILGMILGNTLTGVSLGIERMTQELTSGRNTIEMILALGGSRWEAAQEAIRQAVRAGMIPTLNQMTVVGIVSLPGMMTGQVLAGESPVDAVRYQIVIMFLIAASSALGTVGAVLLTYRRLFSASHRFLRFRLEERA; encoded by the coding sequence ATGAACTATCACAACCTCACCGCGCTGGACATGGGCATCGCCGCTTCGCTGATCCTGATCAATGGCGCGCTATCGCTGCTGCTGCGCCTGGGCCTGGGGCGCCAGTTGCTGTGGGCGGCGGTGCGCACCGTGGTGCAATTGTTGGCCATCGGTTATCTGCTGGGCTGGGTGTTCGAATTTGCCTACTGGTACGTGGTGCTGCCGTTGATGTGTGCGATGACCCTGATTGCCGGGCTGTCGGCGGCGGGGCGTGGGCGGCGTACGTATCGCGGGCAGCGGGCCGATAGCATTCTGTCGGTGTGGGGCAGTTCATGGCTGGTGACGGCGGTGGGCCTGTTTGCGGTGATTCGCATCCACCCCTGGTACGAGCCGCAATATGCGATACCGATCCTGGGGATGATTCTCGGTAATACCCTCACCGGCGTGTCGCTGGGCATCGAGCGCATGACCCAGGAACTGACCTCGGGGCGCAACACCATCGAGATGATCCTGGCCCTCGGCGGTTCACGCTGGGAAGCGGCGCAGGAAGCGATCCGCCAGGCTGTGCGCGCCGGGATGATCCCGACGCTGAACCAGATGACCGTGGTCGGCATCGTCAGCCTGCCTGGCATGATGACCGGGCAGGTGCTGGCAGGGGAGAGCCCGGTGGACGCGGTGCGTTATCAGATCGTGATCATGTTTCTGATCGCCGCGTCCTCGGCCTTGGGCACGGTCGGTGCTGTGTTGCTCACCTACCGACGGTTGTTTTCCGCGAGCCATCGGTTCTTGCGTTTTAGGCTCGAAGAGCGCGCCTGA
- a CDS encoding L-idonate 5-dehydrogenase: MHAIVCHASKDLRVDPQDAPPPLAPDQLRVRIARGGICGSDLHYYQHGGFGTVRLREPMVLGHEVSAVIDAIGSDTGLFKVGQRIAVSPSRPCGACRYCHQGLPNHCLNMRFYGSAMPFPHIQGAFRQSLVIETHQAHLLADHVSLAEGALAEPLSVGLHAIQRAGAVFGKRVLVTGCGPIGNLLIASLRAAGAGEIVAVDLSASALACAEKMGATRTHNLADGNDALKRYAAEKGYFEVMFEVSGSAVALRNGLECIAPRGVLVTVGLGGDVSLPLNLLVSREIDLRGTFRFHSEFAQAVDLLNRQIVDVRPVISHTVPFDEAVQAFELAADKTQAMKVVLDFGVADQP; this comes from the coding sequence ATGCACGCCATCGTTTGCCACGCATCAAAAGACTTGCGCGTCGACCCTCAGGACGCGCCGCCCCCCCTCGCCCCCGACCAACTGCGAGTGCGCATTGCCCGAGGCGGCATCTGCGGCTCGGACCTGCATTACTACCAGCACGGCGGCTTCGGCACCGTGCGCCTGCGCGAGCCGATGGTGCTCGGGCATGAAGTGTCGGCGGTGATCGACGCGATAGGCAGCGATACCGGACTGTTCAAGGTCGGCCAGCGCATTGCGGTGTCGCCGTCACGCCCGTGCGGCGCCTGCCGTTACTGCCATCAAGGGCTGCCGAACCATTGCCTGAACATGCGGTTCTACGGCAGTGCGATGCCCTTTCCGCATATCCAGGGCGCGTTTCGCCAGAGCCTGGTGATCGAAACGCATCAAGCGCATCTGCTGGCGGATCATGTCAGCCTCGCCGAAGGTGCGCTGGCCGAGCCACTGTCGGTGGGCTTGCATGCCATCCAACGCGCCGGTGCGGTATTCGGCAAGCGCGTGCTGGTGACCGGCTGCGGCCCGATTGGCAACCTGTTGATCGCCAGCCTGCGCGCTGCCGGCGCCGGTGAAATCGTCGCCGTGGACCTCTCCGCCAGCGCCCTCGCCTGCGCCGAAAAAATGGGCGCCACGCGCACCCACAACCTGGCCGACGGCAACGACGCGCTCAAGCGCTACGCCGCCGAAAAGGGTTACTTCGAGGTGATGTTCGAAGTCTCCGGCAGCGCCGTGGCCTTGCGTAACGGCCTGGAATGCATTGCACCACGCGGTGTGCTGGTCACCGTCGGGTTGGGCGGCGATGTGTCGCTGCCGCTCAACCTGCTGGTCAGCCGCGAGATCGATTTGCGCGGCACGTTCCGCTTCCACAGTGAGTTTGCCCAGGCGGTGGATCTGCTCAACCGCCAGATCGTCGACGTGCGCCCGGTGATCTCCCACACCGTGCCGTTTGACGAGGCGGTGCAGGCGTTCGAACTGGCGGCGGACAAGACCCAAGCGATGAAAGTGGTGCTGGATTTTGGGGTAGCGGACCAGCCCTGA
- a CDS encoding glucose 1-dehydrogenase, whose product MHSVLDTFRLDGRLALVTGSSAGIGLAIARGLAQAGARVVLNGRNRSTLRDAAAMLTLEGLEVHTQAFDVTDSAAIQAAVANIEERLGPLEILVNNAGMQRRGPLEDYSEQHWRELISTNLDSAFLVGQAVARAMIPRKRGRIINICSVQSELGRPGIAPYAASKGALKMLTKGMAIDWGPHGLTINGIGPGYFKTELNANLVANPEFSDWLVQRTPSRRWGDVAELAGAAVFLASDAASFVNGHILYVDGGITASL is encoded by the coding sequence ATGCACAGCGTTCTAGACACCTTTCGCCTCGATGGCCGGCTCGCGCTGGTCACCGGTTCCAGTGCGGGTATCGGCCTGGCTATCGCTCGTGGCCTGGCCCAGGCCGGCGCACGGGTGGTGCTCAACGGGCGCAACCGCAGCACCTTGCGCGACGCGGCCGCGATGCTCACGCTGGAGGGCCTGGAGGTGCACACTCAAGCCTTTGATGTGACCGACAGCGCCGCCATCCAGGCGGCTGTGGCGAATATCGAAGAACGCCTCGGCCCGCTGGAGATTCTGGTGAACAACGCTGGCATGCAGCGACGCGGCCCGCTGGAAGACTACAGCGAGCAGCATTGGCGCGAACTGATCAGCACCAACCTCGACAGCGCGTTTCTGGTGGGCCAGGCCGTGGCACGGGCGATGATCCCGCGCAAGCGTGGGCGCATCATCAATATCTGCTCGGTGCAAAGTGAACTCGGCCGCCCGGGGATTGCACCCTATGCGGCCAGCAAGGGCGCGCTGAAAATGCTCACCAAGGGCATGGCCATTGACTGGGGCCCCCATGGGCTGACCATCAACGGTATCGGCCCTGGTTATTTCAAGACCGAGTTGAACGCCAACCTGGTGGCCAACCCCGAGTTCAGCGACTGGCTGGTGCAGCGCACCCCAAGCCGGCGCTGGGGCGATGTGGCCGAGTTGGCCGGTGCGGCGGTGTTCCTCGCCAGCGACGCCGCAAGCTTCGTCAACGGCCATATTCTGTATGTCGACGGTGGTATTACCGCGTCGCTGTGA
- a CDS encoding amino acid ABC transporter ATP-binding protein, which yields MIMFSKINKWYGEYQALTDITAEVQPGEVVVLCGPSGSGKSTLIRTVNRLEDIQAGQILFDGQDVHGTDAQINRLRSRVGFVFQSFNLFPHLSVLENITLAPNKLRNLKGAAAKQKAMELLDRVGLAHKAGAYPAQLSGGQQQRVAIARALAMEPPVMLFDEPTSALDPEMVGEVLSVMKGLAKDGMTMMCVTHEMNFAREVADTIWFMDAGQILEKNSPDAFFTQPSHPRAQRFIADLRAH from the coding sequence ATGATCATGTTTTCGAAAATCAATAAATGGTACGGCGAGTACCAGGCGCTCACCGACATCACCGCCGAAGTGCAACCCGGCGAAGTGGTGGTGCTGTGCGGTCCGTCGGGCTCGGGCAAGTCGACCTTGATTCGCACCGTCAACCGCCTGGAAGACATCCAGGCGGGTCAGATCCTGTTCGACGGCCAGGACGTGCACGGCACCGACGCGCAGATCAACCGCCTGCGCAGCCGCGTCGGTTTTGTGTTCCAGAGCTTCAACCTGTTCCCGCACCTGTCCGTGCTGGAAAACATCACCCTGGCGCCAAACAAGCTGCGCAACCTCAAGGGTGCGGCGGCCAAACAGAAGGCCATGGAGCTGCTGGATCGCGTCGGCCTGGCGCACAAGGCCGGTGCCTACCCGGCGCAGCTGTCCGGCGGCCAGCAGCAACGCGTGGCGATTGCCCGGGCATTGGCGATGGAACCGCCGGTGATGTTGTTCGACGAGCCCACCAGCGCCCTCGACCCGGAAATGGTCGGTGAAGTGCTGAGCGTGATGAAGGGGTTGGCCAAGGACGGCATGACCATGATGTGCGTGACCCACGAAATGAACTTCGCCCGCGAAGTGGCCGACACCATCTGGTTTATGGACGCGGGGCAGATTCTGGAAAAGAACAGCCCCGACGCCTTCTTCACCCAGCCTTCGCACCCGCGAGCGCAACGTTTTATCGCCGACCTGCGGGCCCATTGA
- a CDS encoding pyridoxamine 5'-phosphate oxidase family protein has product MNPIEQSPWHAGERHLQAAVGVAERMAVVGPKVIRDHLPEQHRDFYPLLPYLMLGVVDEQGVPWATMLEGAPGFAHSPAPRTLQVDSLPSARDPARAAFHSGAAVGLLGIDLNTRRRNRLNGRIGSLDHAGFSVDVVHAYGNCPKYIQLRPVDGIARKPGTQLERLNGLDAAAQEMIRNADTFFVASYADVGGERSVDVSHRGGNTGFVRVEGDVLTIPDFAGNLFFNTLGNLQLNPVAGLLFIDFASGDVLQVAGRTSLILDGPQVASFDGAQRLWTVTVEHLVRRPAALALSWQFAAFSPHILAMGSW; this is encoded by the coding sequence ATGAACCCGATTGAACAGTCCCCCTGGCATGCCGGCGAACGGCACCTGCAAGCAGCGGTTGGCGTGGCCGAGCGCATGGCCGTGGTCGGGCCTAAGGTGATTCGCGATCATCTGCCGGAGCAACACCGGGATTTCTACCCCTTGTTGCCGTACCTGATGCTGGGTGTGGTAGATGAACAGGGTGTTCCCTGGGCGACAATGCTTGAAGGCGCACCGGGGTTTGCTCATTCACCAGCCCCGCGGACCTTGCAGGTCGACAGCTTGCCGTCTGCACGCGACCCTGCCCGTGCAGCATTCCACAGCGGCGCTGCCGTGGGCTTGCTCGGGATTGACCTGAACACCCGTCGACGCAATCGCTTGAACGGCCGCATCGGCAGCCTGGATCACGCTGGCTTCTCGGTTGATGTGGTACACGCCTACGGCAATTGCCCCAAATACATCCAGCTGCGACCGGTCGACGGCATCGCCCGTAAACCCGGGACTCAGCTCGAGCGCCTCAACGGCCTGGACGCCGCCGCACAGGAGATGATCCGCAACGCCGATACTTTTTTCGTCGCCAGCTACGCGGACGTCGGCGGTGAGCGGTCGGTGGACGTGTCCCATCGCGGTGGCAATACGGGTTTTGTGCGCGTCGAGGGTGACGTGCTGACCATCCCCGACTTCGCCGGCAACCTGTTCTTCAACACCCTGGGCAACCTGCAACTTAACCCGGTGGCGGGCTTACTGTTTATCGACTTTGCCTCGGGGGATGTGCTGCAAGTGGCCGGGCGCACTTCGTTGATCCTCGACGGCCCGCAAGTGGCCAGCTTCGACGGCGCGCAGCGCTTGTGGACGGTCACCGTGGAACACCTGGTGCGCCGCCCGGCAGCGTTGGCCTTGAGCTGGCAGTTTGCAGCATTTTCGCCGCACATCCTGGCGATGGGCAGTTGGTAA
- a CDS encoding ABC transporter substrate-binding protein, with protein MGMKHLFTALALGPLAIAVAQADQLSDIMAKQSLSCGVYADVPPFSAPDPKTRELVGMDVDLCKALAKTMGVALELKPLSVEARIPEVKMGRVDVIFANLAYTKTRAEQIQFSDPYYIAKETLVVRAANADQPKSFFKDKRISSTKGSTSEQSIRLAGATPVTFQDTGSAYMALQQNKVVGLVTNTMTALKLVNQAKASGVELALAKEPMALEPIGAGMRRDEPAFLAKVNESLMAMEKAGEIDAIWERWIGPNTEYKMVREDKVQSLSALKFEPLP; from the coding sequence ATGGGTATGAAGCATCTGTTTACCGCGCTGGCATTGGGGCCATTGGCGATCGCCGTGGCGCAGGCCGACCAATTGAGCGACATCATGGCCAAGCAATCCCTGAGCTGCGGCGTGTACGCCGACGTGCCGCCATTTTCCGCGCCGGACCCGAAAACCCGCGAGCTGGTGGGCATGGACGTCGACCTGTGCAAGGCGCTGGCCAAGACCATGGGCGTGGCCCTGGAGCTCAAACCGTTGTCGGTTGAAGCGCGGATTCCCGAAGTCAAAATGGGCCGCGTCGATGTGATCTTCGCCAACCTGGCCTACACCAAGACCCGCGCCGAACAGATCCAGTTCAGCGACCCGTACTACATCGCCAAGGAAACCCTGGTGGTGCGCGCAGCGAACGCCGACCAACCGAAAAGCTTCTTCAAGGACAAGCGCATCAGCTCCACCAAGGGCTCGACCTCCGAGCAGTCGATCCGCCTGGCCGGCGCCACGCCGGTGACCTTCCAGGACACCGGTTCGGCCTACATGGCACTGCAGCAGAATAAAGTGGTGGGCCTGGTGACCAACACCATGACCGCGCTCAAGCTGGTCAACCAGGCCAAGGCCAGCGGTGTCGAACTGGCGCTGGCGAAAGAGCCGATGGCCCTGGAGCCGATCGGTGCGGGCATGCGTCGCGACGAACCGGCGTTTTTGGCCAAGGTCAATGAGTCGTTGATGGCGATGGAAAAAGCCGGCGAAATCGACGCGATCTGGGAGCGCTGGATCGGGCCGAACACCGAATACAAGATGGTGCGTGAGGACAAGGTGCAAAGCTTGAGTGCGCTGAAGTTCGAGCCGTTGCCGTAA
- a CDS encoding LysR family transcriptional regulator, which translates to MELKHLRAFVVLAQELHFGRAAAQLSIVQPALSMQIKLLESGLGVRLLDRNRHSVTLTDAGRVFLPEAQATLHQAARAADAARASSRGEIGRVRLGFVSSVLPQLLPQLIRAVHQRYPRIELELKDMPGPDQAAALKSGLLDFGLMRLPAAHPGVQTRAVLHERFCVALPMDHPLAAQESIQPTDLLDVPVYILARRYAPGFHDEFIQALGISLQIASQLGEFTTMLALVSAGLGVGVLPQQAARALPANCVSRHLELGAFQATTGLAWTELDSAVKTTLFNLIVELFGE; encoded by the coding sequence ATGGAGCTCAAGCACTTGCGCGCCTTTGTGGTGCTGGCCCAAGAGCTGCATTTCGGCCGGGCGGCGGCGCAGTTATCGATTGTGCAACCGGCGCTGAGCATGCAGATCAAGCTGCTGGAAAGCGGCCTTGGCGTGCGCCTGCTGGACCGCAATCGTCACTCGGTGACGTTGACCGACGCGGGCCGGGTATTCCTGCCGGAAGCCCAGGCCACCTTGCACCAGGCGGCCCGTGCGGCGGACGCGGCACGGGCCTCCAGCCGTGGGGAAATCGGCCGGGTGCGGCTGGGGTTTGTGTCGTCGGTACTCCCGCAATTGTTGCCGCAATTGATCCGCGCCGTGCATCAGCGCTACCCGCGTATCGAGCTGGAACTCAAGGACATGCCCGGACCCGATCAAGCCGCCGCGCTGAAAAGCGGCCTGCTGGATTTTGGTTTGATGCGCCTGCCTGCCGCGCACCCTGGGGTGCAGACCCGTGCGGTGCTGCATGAGCGTTTCTGCGTGGCCTTGCCGATGGATCACCCGTTGGCGGCGCAGGAATCGATCCAGCCCACCGACCTGCTTGATGTGCCGGTGTACATTCTTGCGCGGCGTTATGCGCCGGGGTTCCACGACGAGTTTATCCAGGCCCTGGGCATCAGCCTGCAGATCGCCTCGCAGCTGGGCGAATTCACCACCATGCTCGCGCTGGTCTCCGCCGGGTTGGGGGTAGGCGTGTTGCCGCAACAGGCGGCGCGGGCGTTGCCGGCCAATTGCGTGTCGCGCCACTTGGAACTGGGCGCGTTCCAGGCCACTACGGGCCTGGCCTGGACCGAGTTGGATAGCGCGGTGAAGACCACACTGTTCAATCTGATCGTGGAGTTATTTGGCGAGTGA
- a CDS encoding SDR family oxidoreductase translates to MPFSDYKTALVTGASSGIGAAVVERLCQEGVQVHALARSADKLQELAAKTGCIAHAIDVTDLAGLTRLFAENTFDILVNNAGVDKPGSLLSADADGIDLLIDVNLRAVLHLARLALPGMVERDCGHIINISSIAAAYNFGGNSTYHATKAAVSMLSRQLRIDAFGKRVRVTEICPGRVATDIFAHVHGDSEETYKRFVEGFELPLAEDIANAIAFAIAAPIAVNIGHMEITPTLQVPGGLSTARPQDYQG, encoded by the coding sequence ATGCCATTTTCCGACTACAAAACCGCGCTGGTCACCGGGGCGTCCTCCGGCATCGGCGCCGCCGTTGTCGAGCGCTTGTGCCAGGAAGGCGTGCAGGTGCATGCCCTGGCCCGCAGTGCCGACAAGCTGCAGGAACTGGCGGCCAAAACCGGTTGCATCGCCCACGCCATTGACGTCACCGACCTCGCCGGGTTGACCAGGCTGTTTGCTGAAAATACCTTCGACATCCTGGTCAACAACGCCGGTGTCGACAAACCCGGCTCGTTGCTCAGCGCCGATGCCGACGGCATCGACCTGCTGATCGACGTCAACCTGCGTGCCGTGCTGCACCTGGCACGTCTGGCGCTGCCTGGCATGGTCGAGCGCGACTGCGGGCACATCATCAACATCAGCTCGATTGCCGCGGCCTACAACTTTGGCGGCAACTCCACCTACCACGCGACCAAGGCGGCCGTGAGCATGCTCTCGCGCCAGCTGCGCATCGATGCGTTCGGCAAGCGCGTGCGTGTTACCGAGATCTGCCCGGGGCGGGTGGCCACGGATATCTTCGCGCATGTGCACGGCGACTCCGAAGAGACCTACAAGCGCTTCGTCGAGGGCTTTGAATTGCCCCTGGCCGAAGACATCGCCAACGCCATCGCCTTTGCGATTGCCGCGCCGATTGCCGTGAACATCGGGCATATGGAAATCACCCCGACCTTGCAAGTGCCGGGCGGGCTTTCCACCGCACGGCCGCAGGATTACCAAGGCTGA